The following proteins are encoded in a genomic region of Hyphomicrobiales bacterium:
- a CDS encoding 2-hydroxychromene-2-carboxylate isomerase, giving the protein MIEAIGRIVTGANRGTGRTIRTEVDVAQPKLEFWFEFASTYSYLSAMRIGPLAANMGVEVVWRPFLLGPIFKANGWSTSPFNLQPAKGRYMVRDIERIAAERGLLFALPEPFPAASLTAARVACGSQDEDWIEEFVKAVYLAEFEGRRDIASPEVLHDALAAAGAPVEEAMARAASDEVKSQLRAQTEEAARRDIFGAPTFITQSGELFWGDDRLEQALAWAGGGS; this is encoded by the coding sequence ATGATCGAAGCGATCGGTCGTATCGTAACCGGTGCGAACCGCGGCACTGGTCGCACAATCAGGACGGAGGTCGACGTGGCGCAACCGAAGCTCGAATTCTGGTTCGAGTTCGCCTCCACCTACAGCTACCTCAGCGCCATGCGGATCGGTCCGCTCGCGGCGAACATGGGCGTCGAGGTCGTGTGGCGACCGTTCCTCCTCGGGCCGATCTTCAAGGCCAACGGCTGGAGCACGTCGCCCTTCAACCTGCAGCCCGCCAAGGGACGTTACATGGTGCGCGACATCGAGCGGATCGCGGCCGAACGCGGCTTGCTCTTTGCCTTGCCGGAGCCGTTTCCCGCGGCCAGCCTCACCGCTGCGCGGGTCGCCTGCGGCAGCCAGGACGAAGATTGGATCGAGGAGTTCGTCAAGGCCGTCTACCTCGCTGAATTCGAAGGGCGGCGCGATATCGCCAGTCCCGAGGTGTTGCACGATGCGCTGGCCGCCGCCGGGGCACCCGTCGAGGAGGCCATGGCACGGGCGGCAAGTGATGAAGTCAAGTCGCAGCTGCGGGCGCAAACCGAAGAGGCCGCGCGCCGCGACATCTTCGGGGCTCCGACGTTCATCACGCAGTCCGGCGAGCTGTTTTGGGGGGACGACCGGTTGGAGCAGGCGCTCGCCTGGGCGGGCGGAGGCTCCTGA
- a CDS encoding argininosuccinate synthase — MAQTVNKVVLAYSGGLDTSIILKWLQETHDCEVVTFTADLGQGEELGPAREKALMLGIRAENIFIEDLREEFVRDYVFPMFRANALYEGVYLLGTSIARPLIAKKQIEIARAVGADAVCHGATGKGNDQVRFELGYYALEPGIKIIAPWREWSFKGRDDLLEFARTHQIPIAKDKEGEAPFSVDANLLHSSSEGKVLEDPAKKAPEIVYQRTISPTAAPDRVTTVRIGFSRGDAVSLDGVALSPATLLKALNDLGRDNGIGRIDLVENRFVGMKSRGVYETPGGTILLAAHRAIESITLDRGAAHLKDELMPRYAELIYNGFWFSPERHMLQAAIDKSQEHVEGEVTLELYKGNVMVAGRSSPKSLYSSTLVTFEDDRGAYDQKDAAGFIRLNALRLRTLGVRDKA, encoded by the coding sequence ATGGCCCAAACAGTCAACAAGGTCGTGCTCGCCTACTCCGGCGGCCTCGATACCTCGATCATCCTGAAATGGCTTCAGGAGACCCACGATTGCGAAGTCGTCACCTTCACCGCCGACCTTGGTCAGGGGGAGGAGCTTGGCCCGGCGCGCGAGAAGGCGCTGATGCTCGGCATCCGCGCCGAGAACATCTTCATCGAGGACCTGCGCGAGGAATTCGTGCGCGACTACGTCTTCCCGATGTTCCGCGCCAACGCACTTTACGAGGGGGTCTATCTGCTCGGCACCTCGATCGCCCGCCCGCTCATCGCGAAAAAGCAGATCGAGATCGCCCGGGCGGTCGGCGCGGATGCCGTCTGCCACGGCGCGACCGGCAAGGGCAACGACCAGGTCCGCTTCGAACTCGGATATTACGCGCTCGAGCCGGGCATCAAGATCATCGCCCCGTGGCGCGAGTGGTCCTTCAAGGGCCGCGACGACTTGCTCGAATTCGCCCGCACCCACCAGATCCCGATCGCCAAGGACAAGGAGGGTGAGGCGCCCTTCTCGGTCGACGCCAACCTTTTGCACTCGTCCTCCGAAGGCAAGGTGCTGGAGGACCCGGCCAAGAAGGCGCCCGAGATCGTCTACCAGCGAACGATCTCCCCGACGGCGGCGCCCGACCGCGTCACGACGGTCCGCATCGGCTTTTCGCGCGGCGATGCCGTCAGCCTCGACGGCGTCGCGCTGAGCCCGGCAACGCTGTTGAAGGCGCTCAACGACCTCGGCCGCGACAACGGCATCGGCCGCATCGATCTCGTCGAGAACCGTTTCGTCGGGATGAAATCACGCGGCGTCTACGAGACCCCGGGCGGCACCATTCTGCTCGCCGCACACCGCGCCATCGAGAGCATCACGCTCGATCGCGGCGCCGCCCACCTCAAGGACGAGTTGATGCCGCGCTATGCCGAGCTGATCTATAACGGCTTCTGGTTCTCGCCCGAGCGCCACATGCTGCAGGCGGCGATCGACAAGAGCCAGGAGCACGTCGAGGGCGAGGTGACGCTCGAACTCTACAAGGGCAATGTCATGGTCGCCGGCCGCTCGTCGCCCAAGTCGCTCTATTCCTCGACCCTCGTCACCTTCGAGGACGACCGTGGCGCCTACGACCAGAAGGACGCCGCCGGC